The sequence below is a genomic window from Bosea sp. F3-2.
TCCTGAGTGCCTTCAGCCGCCATCGACCGGAGATTCGCCTAGAGCTCACCTTCATTGCGACATTGAAGCAGCAGGAGGCACTGCTGGCCGATCGCATCGATATCGGCTTCATGCTCGGACCGTTCGAGCAGCCGGCAATGGCGAGCTATACTTTCGATGACAACCGTTACGTAGTCCTGCTACCGGTTACCCATCCGCTCTCCAGCGCACAAAGCGTGCAGCTTTCCGACCTCGCCGAAGAGCCCTTCGTGTTGGGCTCTGGGGAAAACTGGGGGGCGTTTCGAAACGCTTTCTTCTCTCTCTGCCACCGGGCCGGCTTTACGCCGCGTATCGTGCAGGAGCCCTCATCCTCTGACGGCATTTTTGGGTTGGTTGCAGCAGGCGCCGGCGTCTCCGTCTATGCGAGCTGCGCGCGCAATCTGCATCGGAGCGGCATCGCCATTCGCGATCTCGCAGGTGCGTCCGAAAAACTCATGACTTGCGCTGTCTGGGCGACGCCGGTGCGATCGCCGTCAGTCGCAGTCTTCACCAGTTTCCTGCTGCGAGTGTGGGGTTCGAGCTAGCGAACAACCCCACGCCTATGTCGGGCTTTCTTTGATTTTGGCTGTTCTAAGTAGTTGATTCAATTGGCATTTTAGTCGCGCTATTCATGAGCGCCTTCACGCTCTTCGAGATGTATGACCATGACCGCCATCGGGAAATTCCTGCCTGGATGGGTCGGCAACGCTGCGAATGCATCGAGGTTCCGGCGCAACCTACGCCTGACCACCACCGGCCGCTCGAACCGCGTTTGGCGTGTCTCCGTCGACGGGACGTTCGAGCATTCCGATCTCGAAAAGCCGACTGAGACGCGTTCTCAGGAGATGATGGTGTGAGGCCTGGCCTTGCGCTGGAACATTCGAGAGCTGGGTGGGTTTTCGGGCTTTCACCCCGCAATTGGAGGCGACCCAGATGGCTACCCAACCGAAGACATTAGACGACCTCTTCCTCGATACCCTTAAGGACATCTATTACGCCGAGAAGCAGATCGTGAAGGCCCTGCCGAAGATGGCCAAGGCCGCAACCTCACCCGACCTCAAGAAGGCCTTCGAGAAGCATCGCGACGAGACGGAAGCCCACGTCGAACGCCTCGGCGAGGTTTTCGAACTCATCGGCAAAGCGCCGCGCGGCAAGACCTGTGATGCCATCCTTGGCATCATCGAGGAAGGCAAGGGCATCATGGAGGAGTTCGAGGGAAGTCCCGCGCTCGATGCGGGCCTGATCGCCGCGGCCCAGGCGGTAGAGCACTATGAGATTTCCCGCTACGGAACTTTGAAGGCCTGGGCGCAGCAGCTTGGTCACAAGGATGCTGTGGCTCTGTTCGAGCAGACGCTGGGCGAGGAAGCGAAGACAGATCAACTGCTTTCCAAGCTGGGCATGTCTGGCAGCAACAAGCGGGCGGCGTAACGTGGCGCTGCCCCGCTTGCTTGGCCGGGGCGCCTTTCCGGGAAGACCTCAAAGGGCAAAGCGGCTCGCCTTAAGCCGCAGCGCTCTGCTAGCGACGGCCAAAACCATCGACCGGCGGGACGGGGAAAACCAAGCGAGGGGCTGACCATTCATCCTCGAAATGACGGTGCGAGGATTAAGTGTCGTATCGGCCGAGCCTCGATTGGCTGAACTTCCTGCTCGCGGATCTGCGTGGCGGCCTGGGGCCTTACGTCAATGTCTTCCTGCTCACGGAGGCCGGCTGGGACCAAGCGACGATTGGGGCCGTGCTGAGCGCTAGCGGCTTGATCGGCATCACTTTTCACGCCCCAATCGGCGCCCTGATCGACGCCACGCGCGCCAAGCGCGGCCTCATCGTCGGCGGCGCCTGGTGTCTTGCGGCGCTGAGTGTGGGCATTGTGACGTATCCGACGCTTGTGGTCGTGTTCGTCGCGGATGTCAGCATGGCACTCCTTGGCGCCGTCTTCGCGCCGACGGTGGCGGCAATCACGTTGGGATTGTTCGGCTCCCGCGAAGCCGCCACGCAGCTCGGACGCAATGCTGCCTTCGACCGTTTCGGCAACCTGTTCATCGCCGCAGTGGCCGCTTTGGTCGGCACGCAATTCGGGCAACGCGGCGTCTTCTACATGCTTCCGGTATTTGCCGGGTTGTCGATGATCGCGGTCCTTGCGATTCCAGCGACCGCCATCGATCATCAGCGCGCTCGGGGCCTCGATGAAATCCGGCTCGGATCGGGCCAGCCATACCCATGGCAGCGCTTGTTCGCCGAGCGGCCCTTCACCGTACTGGCGATCGGCACGGCGTTGTTCCATTTCGCGAATGCGCCGATGCTGGCTCTCGTCAGCCAGAAGCTTGCCCTGGAGGTCAAGGGCTTCGAGTCCGCCGTCACCTCGGCGGCGATCATCGTCGCCCAGCTTGCGACCATTCCGATGGCTTTCCTCGTCATGCGGGCCAACCTGATCGGCGGTAAGCCATTGCTCATCCTGGCCTTCGCTGCCCTCCCGCTGCGCGGCATCCTTTTCGCAATGGTCGACAACCCCTACTGGATGATCGTCTTCCAAATTCTCGATGGTATCGGGTCCGGGTTGTTCGACGTGCTGTTGCCGCTGGTGCTCTACGGCGCCGTGCTGGGCAGTGGTCGCTACAACATGGCGCGCGGGATCATCGGCACCATTCAAGGCGTTGGAGGCGCATCGAGCTATGTATTCGCCGGCAGCCTCGTCGTGTGGGGCGGATATTCAGTGGCCTTCGCCGTGCTCGCCGGGGTGGGGCTGGCGGCCCTTATCCTGATGCTGACTGCCATGCCGGAGACGGTGCCGCGAGGCCGGACAGAAACCCGCGCCGACGGGGCCTGATTCCGAACTTTCGTCCCGGATTGGCGTTGCTAGCTTGCCCGCATTCGCGGGAGAGTTGCCGGGAGAGAATGGGCATGCGGATCGCGCAGGTTGCGCCGCTGTCGGAGTCGGTTCCGCCCCGATTGTACGGGGGCACGGAACGAGTTGCCTCATGGCTTACCGAGGAGCTCGTTCGGCAGGGACATCAGGTCACCTTGTTCGCCTCGGGCGATTCCCAAACCACGGCCGAGCTGGTCGCATGCTCACCACGAGGTTTGCGGCTGGCAGGTATTCGCAATCACACCGCCAGCCATCTCGCCATGCTCGCCAAGGTCCGTGAGCGGGAGGCGTCATTCGACATCATCCATTTCCACCTCGACCTGCTCCAGCACGCGATGTTCTCGGACCTATCCCACAAATGCGTGACGACATTGCATGGACGTCTGGACCTGCCAGATTTTCTGCCGGTCTATCAGACCTTTCCGCGGATGCCGCTGATTTCGATTTCTCAGGGGCAGCGGAAGCCGATGCCCGCGACGGTCAACTGGCTGGCAACGGTCCATCACGGCCTAGGGCCAGGTCTATGTCCGTTCGATGCGAGGGGAGGAGACTATCTCACCTTTCTCGGGCGGATCACGCCGGAGAAACGACCGGACCGGGCGATCGAAATCGCCAAGCGTGCGGGGATGCCCCTCAAGATCGCGGCGAAGGTCGATCCAGTCGACGAAGACTACTTCCGGAACCAGATCGAGCCACTCCTCGACGACCCGTTGATCGAGTTCGTCGGCGAGATTGACGACGTGCAGAAGGGCAGATTGCTCGGTGGTGCCCGGGCGCTGCTATTTCCGATCGACTGGCCGGAGCCATTCGGCCTGGTCATGATCGAGGCAATGGCGGCGGGAACGCCCGTCATCGCCTGGCGCAACGGCTCCGTGCCGGAAATCGTCGAGGACGGTGTCTCCGGGTTCATCGTCGACACGATCGCCGACGCGGTTACCGCCTGCCAGAGCAGCGCCGCCTTGGATCGTTGTCGGGTGCGGGCTCACTTCGATAGCCATTTTACCGCCGCGCGGATGGCACGCGACTATCTCGCGGCATTCGATCGTTTGCTGGCGTCGCCAGGCAATTCCGGCGGGGCCGCAGAATAGACGCAGAGACGTGAACCAATCGTCTGAACGAGCCGCTTGACCTCCGACGAGGGGGAACTTCGGATGCATGAACAGAACGTGGTCCCAAGGCAGCCCGAGATTGCGGCACCGCATGAGCGACCCGCCGGTCAGGTCCTCGATGCGCATCCGTCGCTCGTCGAGCGCCCGCTTCGCACCTTGAAATCCGGAGACGCCTTCGCGGTGCTCGACAGCTACGGCGACATCGGGATTACCCCGAACACGTCCGAGGGGCTATTCTGCAACGACACCAGGCATCTTTCGCGGCTGCAATTGTTCTTCGAGGACAAGCGTCCGCTGATCCTTGGCTCCGTGATTCAGGACGACAATACCGCCCTGACGGTGGACCTCGCCAATCCGGAAATCGCCCGGAGCGACGGTTCAACCGCTATTCCTCGCGACGCGATCGCGATCGAGCGGACGAAATTTCTCTGGAACGCGGTTTGTTACGAGCGGATCGGGTTGCGCAATTTCGATCGCGTTTCGCACGAGTTCTCATTGTCATTGGCCTTTGGCGCGGATTTTTGCGACCTTTTCGAAGTCCGCGGGATGAAGCGCGCCCGACGCGGCGAGACGGAGGCGCAGATCGGCTCGGGGGCCGCGCGTTACGCCTATCACGGTCTTGACGACAGGATCAGACGAACGGTGCTGCGCTTCAAACCCGAACCGTACCACTTAAGTAACGAGCTGGCCTCGTTCCGATTCCGCCTCGACCCCGGGGAACGAACCTCGCTCCTCGTTACCGTCGCCTGTGACCTGATCGATGCCTCCAAATGTGAGGTGCCGCCAGACACGAGCGCGCCCGGCGTCCCGCCCCAGGATTTTGCCAAGGCCTATCAGGATGCCCGCCGGGACCTTCGCGCGCTGACGGCCAACATCGCCAAGGTGGGATCGTCGACTGCCCTGTTCACGGATTTGATCAGCCGATCGACCTCCGACCTGTACACACTCATGACCCGCGGGGTCGATGGGCTGTACCCCTATGCCGGCATTCCCTGGTTCTCGACTATGTTCGGACGTGATGGGATCATCACGGCGATGATGCTGCTGTGGGCCGATCCAGCGGTGGCGCGCGGTGTCCTGCTGCAATTGGCGCGGGCGCAGGCCGTGATCAGCGATCCCGTTGCCGATGCGCAGCCCGGCAAGATCCTGCACGAACGACGAAGCGGGGAGATGGCCAATCTCGGCGAAGTTCCGTTTGGGTTCTACTACGGTTCGGTGGATGCCACTCCGCTGTTCGTTATGCTGGCGGGGCAGTATTTCGACCGTACCGGTGACCTCGCCACGATCGAGCAACTCTGGGAGAACATCGAGGCTGCCCTCCTGTGGTGCGAGACATTCGGGGATCGCGACGGAGACGGCTTCGTCGAATATTTCCGCGAGACGGAAAACGGGCTCGCCAACCAGGGCTGGAAGGATAGCCACGATTCGATTTCCCATGCGGATGGGTCTCTGGCGCGCGGCCCGATCGCTCTCGTCGAGGTGCAGGCCTATGCCTATGCCGCCAAGCGAGCCGGGGCGACGATGGCCGGCGCCTTGGGGCGGATGACACGCGCCGACCAGCTCGCACAGCAAGCATCGATCTTGCGGGAGCGTTTTGACCGGGCCTTCTGGTGTGAGGAGATCGGCTCGTATGCGCTGGCTCTCGACGGCGACAAGCGCCCCTGCCGTGTTCGCTCTTCGAACGCCGGGCATGCCCTGTTCGGAGGCATTGCCTTCCCGGAACGCGCCGCCCGGGTCGCTCAGACCTTGATGAGTGAAGGCAGCTTCAGCGGCTGGGGCATCCGGACATTGAATGTCGGAGAAACACGCTACAATCCGATGTCCTATCACAATGGCTCGGTGTGGCCGCACGACAATGCATTGATCGCCATGGGCTTTGGCGCCTATGGATTCAAGCTCGAGGCGGCACGGTTGTTCGAAGCCATCTTCAATGTGGCAACCCATCAGGAACAACAGCGCCTGCCGGAGCTGTTCTGTGGCTTTTTGAGGAAGGCTCGACGCGGGCCGACCGCCTATCCCGTGGCCTGTTCGCCTCAGGCTTGGGCCGCCGCGGCTCCCTTTGCGATGCTGGCCGCTTGCCTCGGGCTGCAACTTCCGGCAGTGGCAAATGAGATCAAACTGATCGATCCGGTTCTGCCATCATTCATCGATGACGTAATCATTCGCGGGCTGACGCTGGGTGCTTCGCAATTCGATCTGCGTGTCCATCGCCACCAGAGCGACGTCACGATCAACGTCTTGAAGCGTTGGAACGACAGCAACGCGCAGGTCACCATGATCAAAACAAAATAAGGTCTTGAGTTCAGCTTTCCGGGTAGCCGGAAGTTCGCGACATACCACGAGAACAGCATTGAACCTGCTAGCCAAGCGATGGCAGCAAAGAGTGCGCCCGGACTGACCCATTTCCATTGGGCATCATCCCGGCTTGGGCCCAGACGATATAAAATGGTCAGGGCAATTATCAGCACGGCGAAAAGCGCCGGCCAGCGGCCAATCGATATGAGCCACTCGCTCGCGGCACCGAGATAGACGAAATCCAGGATGACCGGGATCGCTGCCACGGCGCCCAAGGCGATCAACAGAAAGGCCTATGCCGTCGCGGCCGGCAAGGTCTCGGCAAGTCCGTCCAATGTCGAGAGCTGCGGCGTGCTGGGCCTCTCAATGGCGCAGGTCTTGAGGTTTCCGGTGAAGAGAATGCCTGCAATCGGGAGGGCTGGCTCCACCGGAAAGG
It includes:
- a CDS encoding glycosyltransferase family 4 protein — protein: MRIAQVAPLSESVPPRLYGGTERVASWLTEELVRQGHQVTLFASGDSQTTAELVACSPRGLRLAGIRNHTASHLAMLAKVREREASFDIIHFHLDLLQHAMFSDLSHKCVTTLHGRLDLPDFLPVYQTFPRMPLISISQGQRKPMPATVNWLATVHHGLGPGLCPFDARGGDYLTFLGRITPEKRPDRAIEIAKRAGMPLKIAAKVDPVDEDYFRNQIEPLLDDPLIEFVGEIDDVQKGRLLGGARALLFPIDWPEPFGLVMIEAMAAGTPVIAWRNGSVPEIVEDGVSGFIVDTIADAVTACQSSAALDRCRVRAHFDSHFTAARMARDYLAAFDRLLASPGNSGGAAE
- a CDS encoding LysR family transcriptional regulator; translated protein: MRFDLKHVRCFVLLAEDLHFSRAAQRAHMTQPAMSRLIRELEQEVGVPLLSRTTRSVELTEAGKAFLADSRAALERLEHAATTARRTARGEVGVLRIGYMDFAINGRLPEFLSAFSRHRPEIRLELTFIATLKQQEALLADRIDIGFMLGPFEQPAMASYTFDDNRYVVLLPVTHPLSSAQSVQLSDLAEEPFVLGSGENWGAFRNAFFSLCHRAGFTPRIVQEPSSSDGIFGLVAAGAGVSVYASCARNLHRSGIAIRDLAGASEKLMTCAVWATPVRSPSVAVFTSFLLRVWGSS
- a CDS encoding MFS transporter, encoding MSYRPSLDWLNFLLADLRGGLGPYVNVFLLTEAGWDQATIGAVLSASGLIGITFHAPIGALIDATRAKRGLIVGGAWCLAALSVGIVTYPTLVVVFVADVSMALLGAVFAPTVAAITLGLFGSREAATQLGRNAAFDRFGNLFIAAVAALVGTQFGQRGVFYMLPVFAGLSMIAVLAIPATAIDHQRARGLDEIRLGSGQPYPWQRLFAERPFTVLAIGTALFHFANAPMLALVSQKLALEVKGFESAVTSAAIIVAQLATIPMAFLVMRANLIGGKPLLILAFAALPLRGILFAMVDNPYWMIVFQILDGIGSGLFDVLLPLVLYGAVLGSGRYNMARGIIGTIQGVGGASSYVFAGSLVVWGGYSVAFAVLAGVGLAALILMLTAMPETVPRGRTETRADGA
- a CDS encoding ferritin-like domain-containing protein, whose amino-acid sequence is MATQPKTLDDLFLDTLKDIYYAEKQIVKALPKMAKAATSPDLKKAFEKHRDETEAHVERLGEVFELIGKAPRGKTCDAILGIIEEGKGIMEEFEGSPALDAGLIAAAQAVEHYEISRYGTLKAWAQQLGHKDAVALFEQTLGEEAKTDQLLSKLGMSGSNKRAA
- a CDS encoding glycogen debranching N-terminal domain-containing protein, with the translated sequence MHEQNVVPRQPEIAAPHERPAGQVLDAHPSLVERPLRTLKSGDAFAVLDSYGDIGITPNTSEGLFCNDTRHLSRLQLFFEDKRPLILGSVIQDDNTALTVDLANPEIARSDGSTAIPRDAIAIERTKFLWNAVCYERIGLRNFDRVSHEFSLSLAFGADFCDLFEVRGMKRARRGETEAQIGSGAARYAYHGLDDRIRRTVLRFKPEPYHLSNELASFRFRLDPGERTSLLVTVACDLIDASKCEVPPDTSAPGVPPQDFAKAYQDARRDLRALTANIAKVGSSTALFTDLISRSTSDLYTLMTRGVDGLYPYAGIPWFSTMFGRDGIITAMMLLWADPAVARGVLLQLARAQAVISDPVADAQPGKILHERRSGEMANLGEVPFGFYYGSVDATPLFVMLAGQYFDRTGDLATIEQLWENIEAALLWCETFGDRDGDGFVEYFRETENGLANQGWKDSHDSISHADGSLARGPIALVEVQAYAYAAKRAGATMAGALGRMTRADQLAQQASILRERFDRAFWCEEIGSYALALDGDKRPCRVRSSNAGHALFGGIAFPERAARVAQTLMSEGSFSGWGIRTLNVGETRYNPMSYHNGSVWPHDNALIAMGFGAYGFKLEAARLFEAIFNVATHQEQQRLPELFCGFLRKARRGPTAYPVACSPQAWAAAAPFAMLAACLGLQLPAVANEIKLIDPVLPSFIDDVIIRGLTLGASQFDLRVHRHQSDVTINVLKRWNDSNAQVTMIKTK